The segment tattatgaaaaataacccctctccacaggtacgagaacccctgaagcagacgcatgtagtgtctgcttcaggggttctcgtacctgtggagaggggttatttttcataataaggtcatgcgtcctccgattctggtaatatatgagtatgtcgatattcttggtgtcgtcagtcggggatacattttcaggaataattttcttaatggagtcctctgcttcacggtaatgggaactcatgaaggctttgttgtacagcttgatattatcctgagggcggggctgcgggctctcactaccgtaccatttctccagggctgtgcggacttccttgctgattaatttatttgagtacccgttattcacaagtacttgggagatCTACAACTCAAACAGCTCTTTGCACATGCAGCAGattcaccaacaattatatgtggggacttTAACGAacatcaccctctgctatcatccccatcaaccacaaaccaacctggagagcacatagcTTTCTCTCTAGAAGAGTTTGAAGGAGTCTtactactcaactcagggcaacccacacacataagaggaggcagattagatttgacattttccacaacaacaatcagacacctaacaaggtggcaagtgCACCCGACACTAGTAAGcgaccactttgccacagtaacagagttggagatgcagcaactacctcCAATACCGCCACCTCCCccgacatggaaccaagacctagcagacTGGGTTATAtttcgtctagccctcgaagagtgggcagcacagtatacacctccagaagacatagatcagctagaaaaagatctagttgaggctatacacaatgcaGCAAACAGGGTAATGCCCATGAGAGTAGCAAGAAGAGACCACgcctacaaagactcctggtactactgcccagcagtaagaagactgaaaaccctactgaacagggtaacaaaaactacaggaaaagaaggacaacagaaaacagagaactgctacaagcagtcaaaaatgatgttcaacagcagctgcaagaaaTAAGAATTGCAAAGCGGATGGAATGGTATACAAAACTATCACAATACAtatctctctcggagctatggaaggggctgaacagagtagccggaaagaagagaacaccagtagcaactcaccctcacccactagaagaagcagaaagactggcaacatccttcgacaacaggactagctcaggtaacctctcccgtgaaacaagaagaattcaggatcagcTAGCACCGATCAGATAGGAGGAGATCGATTCGGCCTGCCTCAGACCAGATGATACAGACaccccttacacagtagaggaactgaaagcagtaattaaagttggcagagacacagcactaggagcagacaggataacatacaccatgatcagtaaaatgggtcctgcaggagaaacagcctttctgagaatcctaaACAAGACACACATTGAGCatacaagaccacaaacctggcggcagcaggacacacagccaatccccaaacctaaagatccagagaacccaagaccgattgcattggtgtcatgcattgaaaaaactggagaaaaaatggtactaaatagaatgaagtacaagatcggtccactgcacaagcaacTATACAAGATcggtccactgcacaagcaacTATACGCATATtaggaaggagtcggaactacagagtgcattaCAGTTGTTCTCAGCTACATAAATCAGAAGTCTACAGTAGTCTTCATTGATTTTGtaaaggcttttgaactagccagcCCAGCGGCAATATTGCAATCAGTAGttaggaagggagtccaaggacacttactagcctggacaaaaaactacgtactgggaaggcaggccagagtaaaattccaaggagtgatgtctacattccacgacttggaaaatggcacccctcagggaggaattctgagtccatttctattcaacatacttatggagaatatagcctcccttcAGCTTCCAGAAATCTttatctatgccgatgatgtgtgcgtagtagcaagaggagctgttagaatgcctagaatgcaaagggcactcaatgacatcaacaataaatcaaatgagctaggtcttagaataaatataaataaaactaaggccatgacaataaaagcccacagaccgctgcaaccactgacaataggagctgagcccatagaatgggtagacagctacatgtacttgggagttgtcatagaccagtagctaactttcaaggaggaaatcaagtacttgagagaaagagcaaatgcaagactggccgccatgagatacatgtcatccctgaaggagggagcaaatgaacacacacaaaggaagtactacctagcctgcaccagaacactggtggactatgctgcccccacccTGATGAGACTAACAGAGGCTCAAAAAGAACCACttgaggtcattcaaaacaatgcaatgagactcatgctaggagcacccacatggacaaggctgtgcaacctcaggcttgaaactaactagccaaaactagaggataggattgcacagcgaaatgcaagcacaatggccaagatgttcctctcagaaagagactccatctcgaggaaaagagccagagaggaacttgctaaacgcccagagattcaaagtccgagttcctatggtaaggaccaaagtgacaacatcaagagtctaggcatggcagagatACTGTTGCAGCtaagtccagacacaacacagggcacacaacatctaccaccctggaagaaggacactgcaatatacaaatatacaagcctgccaagagcaaaagaagactgcacaagagaagagctaagagctgcAGCCTATGAGggaatcagaaacactgagatcataggggcacaaacatactacactgatggcactgtagatcctgagaatcaaactatgggagctgcagtatattcaagaaaattcACAGCCTGcaggaggacctccaaccacgcctccactatgcagacagaattaacagcaataagacacgcactgctgtactcactggagaatgaagaagggccagtaatcatccacaccgactcaaagtcctcaatgcaagccttgcaacatcagaaaaacaaagagaacaagccactgctggctggaattaaaacactgctgcaccagcacagcgaaagaggaagacctgtcaccttaaactggatacccagtcacataggaattccaggcaacgagaCGGCCGATGAGCTAGGGAAAAGCACAAAGCTCATTGACAGAGTGCAgatatgtaagagttacataataaaaatatggaatgttattccatatatataaaagactaaaactaaagaggtcaaccagattgcttgcaggaatgtgatcagaccagagacgctaagatgacgtataccataaagtaggctaaggtgacgtgccgtcacctgtggtcattcatttgttttgaaacattagtccaagctccctgcttgagacaactaccgcgacctataattcaaacggcctacgtgattagtaatgtgtctcatttgtatgtatgttcatatgttcgagctactgtctgcttcctttatgacttgtaaccgagatggtagtgagaacagagtggaattagccatcatcgttggcagaagcgatcgagccatcgtcattagaagacctgtaaacatttcctctgaacttcatcatgtaatctcagagaatttaagtatttttttatacttcgtgttttctactagaacctcacatcattgccgaatcatcatgaatttaacacatcgtcgacataaccaaagaagataataccgacttcgtaagtgatctacaaaccccaagacactccaatgagtatggaagtgcataaccaaccgacttagcttaagattatcgcaagtctaacattacctcatagggcgccttattatacaaggcaacagccctaatagatatacatacaacctgcactgcgagaaataaaaaatgcaatgaaaccactctgcaaagaagacttgctaaaagaccatcgtgagtgggtaggaAAGAACTCACTGTCTACCAGATGGTATAAGAGGTCGACCGGCcgagtgcctcctcccatagacaggcacataccaagaaaacttgctgtaatcatccacagactcaggctaggatataaaacctgctgggaaattgtggaaaacagtgtcagaacatgtgaacactgtcaagaagaaacacagcaaccactccttcactacctgctggagtgcagagaaacagcacagctaagaggtgcagcacaaattgATTTACTTGCACAAGGAGCTGAgcctgcagctgccacagtcacaaaaacgATCAtcgaaaacttagaagagcatgcccagatgctctacaacctacctccaccaaggtaaataagctaaagtaacatcaatcaccctcatcacgtaccctcattgtaaggctctatccacatcatccactatcattcttctaaactttatctaccactgaaatcctcgcgcagggacccaagggagtaaagggttggacaaccccacctgcacagtttctctaatattcgaaagacttacatttttcaaacttctacttCAATATGACAtaatggccctctcttactgacaccatcatccttcccctgttcactcctatctctacaactaaaaatatttccaaactcaTAAAACTAAAcatgaacctaatgaatcttttcagatcacctacgggccaaacaaggctttaagaaagagagagagagagagagagagagagagagagagagagagagagagaatcgttaatgactttcatgactatggtatcatagtttatctgtaaaattcaaatatatacacctattttgaccctgtatttgaccatgacctctataggcgctctactagcctgtttaagtagcacggaaaaagcagctattcgcaaaatagagaagaatctatacaagtgtaacgctgatgaagtagctattacttttaataaagtatgcttgagagagggtctgctttctaagtatattattattattattattaaataataaatatataggtgTATGTATCTACTATATTaacacacacccacgcacacacacacacacacacacacacacacacatatatatatatatatatatatatatatatatatatatatatatatatatgtgtgtgtgtgtgtgtgtgggtgtgtttaatATAGTagatacatacatctatatatttaatatttaataataataataataataataatatacttagaaagcagaccctctctcaagcatactttattaaaagtaatagctacttcagcagcgttacacttgtagagattcttctctattttgcgaatagctgctttttccgtgctacttaaacaggctagtagagcgccgaTAGAGGTCATAGTCAAATACAGgctcaaaataggtgtatatatttgaattttacagataaactatgataccatagcatcaaagtcattaacgattctctctctctctctcctctctctctctcgctctctctctctctctcctctctctctttatatatatatatatatatatatacatatatatagtatatatatatataggaatatatatgatatatatatatatgtgtgtgtgtgtgtgtgtgtgtatgtgtatgtgtatgtgtgtgtgtgtgtgtgtgttgtatacattgtataaaaacataaaatgctATACAGATACGGTAACCCTGTAACCAAAAGTACAGTATTGCACATGGCAGACTTGGGCTGGTGTCCAAAAATAACTACCATCATTGAAATGATGATGCACCTGCTATGCTACAGTTCCAATCTGCGTTTGGTAAAGGCAAGGGATTGACTATCCCATCAGCCTCCTCTTTCGTAACCTCTTCTGAGTATACAAGAATTAATTACTACCATTTCTGTTGAAATGAGTGCAATGAGTATCGGGTAAACTATTGACATTAGCAAGATTGCTGAAGGTTGCTCAAAATGGGCTTCTAAATAGTGTCCATAATGTATATGTTCCTTTTCCAAGTAAAGCTCTGTACTTAATGCAGAAGGGACTTCTCCTCAGACTTcaaatcaattaatttttttctttcgtcaCTAACAGTGGATGTGATAGACATCCCAGTAGCCTATTTCGCGGACTTCCTTAATCTTAATGCATTGTGATTATGAACCAATTAGTTATAAAGGTAATTTCGGGTTCTTGTGAATCATATGATTCAGTAAAAAGTTTGATTAAAGAAGCAAAAGATATTTAGATCTGAATTTATTCAATCTGATTCAATATCTCAAAAGTTgtcaaataaatattgataaatttCCAGAGAATCTTAGATCATTCGTTTACAACAGgacattttattaatttcttaactTTAGCAGATTACAGATTAAAAGTTATAATCTTTAACGAAAACTTTCATCACACAAGTACTACAGGAATCACTGATACAAAACCTTTTGacaaaaaatgaggaaataagCTATGAAAATCTTAAAGATGTGTTTTGTATCATTATGAAAGCATGTGGTTggaagaaaacaaagaagacTTCAGCGTGAACACCATAACAGAAGGAGGCTTAATCCTTGCAAGGGAGTCCATCAAGTTCTTTCATAACGTCCTTATTCGTCTTCTTATGTTCTTCCAAAGCGTCAATAATTTCCCCAATACCTGAGACAGCGTCAGCGGAAATAGCAGCGTCACTGACAGCTTGCTCGGTGAGCGCCGTGCCCTTTTCGATCTCTTCGGCTATATCCTCCAGAATACCTGCCATGTCGCCCGCCATGCAAAGAGGGCTACCCGTCTCTCCCGCTGGCATTGGTTCCATACCTGGTGGTCCTTCTGCTCCCATACCTAGCGGTCCTGCTGGTTCCATACCTACTGGGGTCTCTGGTCCCATACTTGTTGGCCCTGTTGGTTCCATACCTGTGGGCCCTGTTGTGTCCATTTCGTTGTCCACATCTCTCTTTTTGCGGTGAAGCACATGGCAACTGTGTCTCCAGGCGAAATAGTGATGATACAAGTATCTGCAGAATTTACCCCAGTACTTTGCAATGCCTTTGGCCGTTTTGTTTACGTCACCATTAAGGGATTCGACGACGGCCAACGCAGTTGATGACACTCTTGGAAGTCCCGGATCCTTGTTAGCTGAAGCTGCTTCCTCCAGGCTTTCCATGGCACTGATGAGGGAATCCAAGGCCTCATCCAGCTTGAGTGATTGTGCTTTCAGTGACCCCACGCACTCACAAGGATCTAAGTAAATTTGGAATTGTTAGTAAGCCAGCTACTgctattacttatattattagcTTTTTTATCGTTAAGAATAGAGTTTTGTGAAATACTGCAGGTTTCCATAAAATAAGAaagtttatcattttgttttgttttgttttgttaagaCATTTTCTAAACTTGAGGAACTTTTAACCGAAGAAACTGAAAACTAGACAACCCTTCCTGTTGTTTCATGAAACGAAAACCCATAATCTCTTACCCTGACCGGATTTAGGTGGTTGTTTCTCTCCTCCTGTGGcgaaaggaaaggagaaagagacagattagTCTTCGCGTTCGATAATCCGAAAGCGAAGCAGGCAAAATGGGAAATGTCTGACACGCAGCAAACCAAAATTCAAACTTGCGAGGAGAAATAAAAAcgtgaatagaatagaataaaacaaaatgatattaatGGTTTTCAGGTATCATTAGAAATTCAATTTTTAATAAAGACTCTCTTGTAATAATTTCATTGAATAATTTTTGACAGATTgaggaaatatttatattattaaacacCTCCGCATTTCAGCAGAGCTCGATAAGCTAGTGAAACAGTATTATTTACACGGTCTCTTGTGTGCGTTTTAAAGGGACAGAAATATGATAAGGCAGTAGGATTATCTTGCTTAAAAATAGGAATCATTGGTGGAGCAACGTTGTAAGTCTTAAagagaaatatctcaaaactatgaTTTGTAAGAAACAGAACCTTTCTAAACTTCGTCAACTTCCTGACGTAACTGAAACTAAACTCTCTGTCACGGAATACTTGTTGCTTTATTTACTGAAATACTTTATCGACTCCTACCTCCTTACGTATTTTATAGAAAGCAAAATAGGACTTCAGTCTCTTACCATTCTCGGGTTCAGGTCCTCCcgatttctctccctctcctgcggcgaacagaaaagaagaaaatggacGTAGCATAATTCTTTGTATTAAATATAGTATACATCAACGATAATCAGAAAGCAAATTTAGCAAAAGCGGGAAAGCCGGAACGAGAGAgcaaatcaaatatcaaacatGTGACCAGAAacgcaaataaatatatacatataacacacacacacacacacacacacacacatatatatatatatatatatacatatgtgtgtatatatatatatatatatatatatatatatttgtgtgtgtaatatgtatacacacacacacgcacgcacaccaccccacacacacccacaaccaCACACcatcatataaaataattatatatatatagaaatacttatataattaatatatatagttttatatattatatatcatatatatatataatatatatatatatattatatatatatatatatatataatattaatatatgctgtgtatgtgtgtatatatatatacatatatatatatatatatatatatatatatatataatacatacacacacatacacatattacacaaacacacacacacacacacatatatatatatatatatatatatatatatatatatatatatatatattatatactggcGTTGTTAGAAACGCAATTTCTGAAAGAAATATCCTGGACATCTTACAAGATCTTAAAGAAATATCCTGGACATCTTACAAGATCTTAAAGAGAAATATTTATAGCTTGTCGCTTTAATTTTGCTCAGTGCACAAATGCACATGTGCCTTGTGACGAGAATAATGAACCCTGCCTGAATGATGGTACTTGATATTAATTCCTTTCGCTCTAAAACGCCAAGTTCAAACGAAAGTCTCAAAGGTTTTTGATGTATAACAAACCTTTCTGCACAGTGAACATGAATTAAGCCGAACAATATACTATTTCTTACCTTTTTCACCGTGGAGTACTTACGTTTCTTTATATCGTGTTCGtgcaaaggtgtgtgtgtgtgtgcgtgtatagaaTCAAAACATGATGGAGTTGAGTTTTTGGTTGGTAACTTATGTGTCGAATACCACTCGTAATGGCCGCTCTGTGGTATTTGGTGGGATCCCTGCCTCTCGAGAGACTCTGTCAGATCCTGCAAGGTAGCTTCGCCTGGGATTACTACATCTTGGTTTGCTGCATCGTGACGAAGTAGCTGGAATGAACTGGGTTCCAAGTAAGAGCTATACTTTCTCGGTGCTTCGCTTGGAAGGTGACACCAACGTCGCTCTGTTTCATGACGGAGTCGCGGAAGTTGTCGGGGCGCCAAATTTGGAGGGTCCACACGAGAGAGTCGCGTCTTCAGTGGCTCGCCAATGCTTGACTTCTGACGGAATATGGTTAGAATGGAGCAAGGCCTTGGAATGGAGTATATTTATACACCGCAGCGTTTACACCCCCGTAAGAATGAAGAGAGCAGGTGTACTGGATTCGGTCCCAAATACCGTTAGCCTTGGTCTCTTCttggaaagaaaagggaaaggataaaagaagaagaaatgtacgATACTACAGGGGCGAAACGATTACAGAAAGTTAGTTAATAAGCAAAATACAATTCGGttagaggatatatatacatatatgtaggtacatataaatttatgtttatgtgtgtgtgtgtgtgtgaaattcctcttgggtgtaagttatttgaAAGGTAAAGTGATTTTGataccatatatgtatacttatatatatatctatattatatatatatatatatatatatatatctatatatatatgatatatataaatatattatatatataatatatatatatatatatatatattgcttctttTGGTTTTTACCACCTGTTGTTTTATAACTGCTAATGTTGTGTTAAtaagtatataatgtgtgtatacctCTAACTTTTTATACTCAAATacagtttattttaaattctatttcagcctggaaaatgtatcaagcgataCGAAATGCCTTTCCATAGCTAGctccattatgtatatatatataatatatatatatatatatatatatatatatatatatatatatatatataaatattatatgtgtgtgttaacaGGATACCCCGTGTTATCTGGATGAAAAATAGCTGTAATGATCCAAAACTGTTCTACCGACTTCAATAGAATTATCGGATTCCTCGTGCAAAGTTATCTGTCACGCAAGCAACAACATGGTTAGAGTTTAGATAGTATACTTAATAATGTAACTGCTGAAATATTTAGCTACATCTACGTGAAATTCTTTTTGAACACAATACTTTGTCTTTTAATTCTCTATCAGGCAACATACAATCTGCAGAAACCATTTCCTTTTCACTTGGCTACGTGGTCACTAAAAAGCCTTGGATCCGAATGTGGGGCAATACAGAAACTCTAACTCCCGTGATGGGATTCAAACCCACGCATACTAGGTTATGGTTAGGTCAACCTAATGAGTGAGGAAATTGTTAAAAGATCATTGTGTTTATTAcagttttgcacacacacacatgcacacacacacatacacacacggacacacacacacacacacacacacatatatatatatatatatatatatatatatatgatgtgtgtgtgtgtgtgtgtgtgtgtgcgcgtgtgtgtgtacaactgTAATAAACACAATGACCTTTTAACAATTTCTTCACACATTAGGTTGACCTAACCATAACCTAGTATGCGTGGATTTGAATCCCATCACGGGAGTTAGAGTTTCTGTATTGGCCCCTCATTCGGATCCAAGGCTTTTTAGTGACCACGTAGCCAAGTGAAAAGGAAATGGTTTCTGCAGATTGTATGTTGCCTGATAAAGAATTAAAAGATAAACTACTGTGTTCAAAAAGAATTTCGAAAGAGATAAAATTTGTCATCACGCAAATGTAGCTAAGTATTTCAACAATTGCATTATTAAGTATACTATCTAAACTCTAACCATGTTATTGCTTACGTGACAGATAACTTTGCACGAGAAATCccataattttattgaattcGGTAGAACAGTTTTGGATCATTACAGTTATTTTTCATGCAGATAACACGGGGTATgctgttaacacacacacacacacatacacacacacacacacacacacactatactatatatatatatatttatatatatttattatatatataatatatttatatgatatatatatatatataatataattatatatatattattatatatatatagtatatgaagtgTGTATCTAACCTATAGGTATATACATAGaattataatatgtgtatatagacagatatacatatagtatatatatataatgatatagatatctatatatatatataaacttagatatacctaatttatatatttttttatataatagatatatattatatagtatttagaTATATCttgtagatattataatatatatatataataatatatatattattatataaaatataataatattaattataattatattacataaaggtataatacacgcacacaattttatattttatatatatatatatatatatatatatatatatatatatataatatattgctactttcaaaatgcatatatgtcctctgtgactgtataaaatgttagaattgaat is part of the Macrobrachium nipponense isolate FS-2020 chromosome 6, ASM1510439v2, whole genome shotgun sequence genome and harbors:
- the LOC135216679 gene encoding uncharacterized protein LOC135216679, which produces MLRPFSSFLFAAGEGEKSGGPEPENGGEKQPPKSGQDPCECVGSLKAQSLKLDEALDSLISAMESLEEAASANKDPGLPRVSSTALAVVESLNGDVNKTAKGIAKYWGKFCRYLYHHYFAWRHSCHVLHRKKRDVDNEMDTTGPTGMEPTGPTSMGPETPVGMEPAGPLGMGAEGPPGMEPMPAGETGSPLCMAGDMAGILEDIAEEIEKGTALTEQAVSDAAISADAVSGIGEIIDALEEHKKTNKDVMKELDGLPCKD